In the Castor canadensis chromosome 1, mCasCan1.hap1v2, whole genome shotgun sequence genome, CTCCCAACCCTTCCAAGTAGAGGCTGGGGAGGGTCTCACAGCTGGAACTCCTTTGCCCAGGCACTATGCTAAGAGACAGGTGGAGGCAGTAGGCAGTGAGGGCTCCGAGGCATACGTCCCCTGGTAGAGACTGGCAGGGCCTCCAGGTGCCTGTCTTGGGGAGCCGGACACTGGATGGGATGTGCCATGGGCTCTCAGCCCAGGCCACCTTAAAGGGTGGGTGGGTGATGGGGCTGTGACCCTGACCTAAAGGGGTCTCCAGGATAAGGGGTAAGGGCTGACAAGGTGCCTGGATGTGGTGTGGTGCGGGGGTTCTTCTTCCCTCACATTGAAGATGGGAAATGAGTGCCACCCCGTCAAGAGTCACTCCATCAGGGGCCACCACGGCAAGGGCCACACTGTCATTTGTCTCTTGGTTCTGCCTTCTTTCTACCCCCGAGGGTGAGCTAGTGGGGGTCTCAGTTGGGGCTGAGGTCCTGTGGATGAGTAGTGCACAGGCAGCAAGGACAGGACAGTTCCCAGTCCCACAATGCTGGCTAGCCTTTGAGAATTGGAGACAGGGTCCCAGGGCTGGGGCACACAGTTCCCCCATCCCCACAGCTCTCCCTCTCCTGAACTAATGTGGAAAATGCTCAGTTGAGACCAGGGCGGGCTTTGTTCTCCTGCCGCaatcagggccagcctggaccgtcAGGTCCTTCATTAACACTCTAATGACCCCAGGGCCTGAACAGAGGTGCTGACGACCAAGGAGCTCTTCCTGCAGAGCCAGCACCTGGGAAATGATCCAGAAACTGCAACTTCAGTCCCCTGGCCATCTGCTGACCCCCCTGGAGCCCATAATGAGCCAGGCCAGCAGGGGCTAGGGATAGGGGAGGTGGACTCTGGGCTATAAAGCCAGAGGGGACCCAGCAGCTCCCAGCCCTGAGGGATCAGCTGCACTCCTGAGGTGGTCAGACAGCAGGTCTGTGCCCTCCACGCTGCCCGGCTGGGACTGCAGGGTCCTGGGGGAGGACACGGGCTCTTCTTTTGCTCTGGGAATCCTGGGATTGGGCACCTGCCCCTCAGCTTGCCTCAACTTCTGATCATCCTCCAGGTCATTGTCCCCCTACCATGGCCCTGTGGACACGTCTCCTGCCCCTGCTGGGCCTGCTGGCCCTCTGGGGGCCTGACCCTGCCCAGGCCTTCGTCAACCAGCACCTTTGTGGCTCCCACTTGGTGGAGGCACTTTACCTGGTGTGTGGGGAGCGTGGCTTTTTCTACACACCCAAGTCCCGCCGGGAGGTAGAGGACCCTCAGGGTAAGCACTTGCCACCCACTATCCCTGGCTGTCCTTGCCCCTGGAGCTCCCACAGTGCCAGGCACTGAATTCAGGGATGAATTTTATCATATAGATCACGTCCTGGGTGGTGGTGGTCTGGGGGAGGGGATACCCTAACCCACCTGCCTGCATGCCTGCTTGCCTGTGGGCACATACCCATAGGGCTCTGCGGAGGACACATGAACACAGTGGCTGGTGGGAGTGGGCAAGGGCCCTGCCTCCGAGACTCCTGGGCTGTGAGATTTAGAATTTGGGCAGGTCCCGGGTTGAGTACCAGTGGACACCTGTTCAGGCTTCCCATTGTACTGTCCTGAGACTAGGGGACAGTGGCAGAATATATGGGCTTTGTAGCCCCCTCTTTCTGTGTCCACTGGTCTACCCTCTGCATGGGCAGCCCCTGCTGCCTGGGCCCAGCCTGGGTGGGGACAGGATGAGAAGAAGAGTTTGACATGGGCGGATAGACACCCTGCTGCTCTGACTGGGCCATCTTGTGTCTCTCTGTCCCCTCGCTGCTGCTCTGATCCTCTCTGGCACCATCACCCCGGCAGTGGGGCAGATGGAGCTAGGTGGGGGTCCTGGGGTGGGTGGCCCGCAGTCCTTGGCACTGGAAGTGGCCCCACAGAAGCGTGGAATCGTGGACCAGTGCTGTACGAGCATCTGCTCCTTATACCAGCTGGAGAATTATTGCAACTAGATGCTcgcctccctctccctgccatgAATAAACCCCGTCAATGAGCCCTGCTGAGTTGTCTGTGTGTGGGGGTAGTGGAGACTGGCCAGGGGAGGGTACGTGCTGGCCCACCTGCCTGGCCATGGCAGTCTTGGGGAACCTGCCTGAGAACCCCTTCCTGGTACTCTCTTCATCTCCTGCTTCCTCCTGGCCAGTTGGGTGTGCACACAGTCACCCACACTGGTCCAGTTCCAGGGCTTGGGCAATGGCTCTCCCAAAGTGTCCAGCACCTGTCAGCCACCCACAGCCTGTACACTGGGGTGCTAAAGGAGAACTAGGTCCTCCCACCTGCTGCTTGCAGCTGGAAGAGGAAGACTTTAGGCTCTTTGGGAAGCTGGGATGGGCAGCTAGTTGTTGACTCCTCCTTGCCCCATTGCACTGGGCCCTCAAGGCCCCAGCAGAACTTTGGGAGAAAAGAAGACTAAAACATTCTAGCAATTGCTCCCACCAGCCCTCTTCCCTGGTTGTTTCTAGAGTGATTTTGATGCAGTCCCTGTGGGGGTCAGAAGTTGGGCTGGCGATGGGTCCTGCAGGGCAAGGTGGAGAAGAGTTGAAAGGGTGCAGAGGTAGGACCTCCTAGTAGGACCCCTCTCTCAGGGCCATCCCAGTCCCTAGCCAGACACCCTAAGGGACTCACTAGTTCCTTGGAGGAAGCAGGCCAGGACAAATGGCccccatgggtgaggaacagagtGAAAGACCCCTGTAGACACCAGGCAGAGGCCTTAGAGCCCCACTCTCAGGCCCTCTCCCCACTGTGAGGCCCTGTGAACACTGCTCAGGAGACTGTAAGGCTCCCTGCCACTCCTCGGCCTCTCCCTCCAGCCAGGAAGGGTCTCTTGCTAAAGTAGCCAGACACCTAGCAGTTCCCTTCCCCATCCTGAGTACACTCAGGGCCAAGGTCAAAGCCTTAGACTGGGCCCAGATTTGGGGGAGCCATGACAGGAACCCCCTCTCCAGTACCACGGGCACAGGCCTCTGTTAGATAACCAGTCTAAGTGCCACCTGTCGGGCAGATGAGATCCCAGTGGGTGCCAGGGCTGATCAGGGCCTGGAAGGTCAACGAGTGACCCTGGCCACCCCAAGACTTGGCCAGCCTGCCTGAAACCCAGGCCAAACCAATCCGTACCTGCCCTGAGGTCTACTCCCGGCTAGGGCTTGGGGTGACCAAACCTGGGCTGCACCTGGGCCTGGCAGCTGCAGACCACTAGAGGCCAGCCTCAAAGCAGAAAGCACAGACCCTCCCACAAGCCGCCTGGGCAGCCTCTGCCTGCAGTCTTGAGGACCACTTGCCTGTCACCCTCCTCCCTGTGACCACACCAGCACCCCCTCCTAGAGGAGATGTTGTGGGCCCCCAGCAAGCCCCGCCCCTGGAGTGGGGGCCAGACTGGGCAGGCGGATGGACGGCCGGACACTGGACccggaagaggaggggaggaggaggctgggatCTGTCTATGGGAACACCCCGCAGGCCCGTTCGCACGGCTAGAGGCAGGGGCTCCCTGCTGGAGTTGAGGTATGTGAACCCCCACTGAGCAATGGCCAGGGCTGGGATAAGGAAATGGGCCAGCCAGGGTCTACTGGACCTGCAGACACCCATTGGCCACGGCGACCCAAGTCCTGGGGATGTTTCCTGCAGAGGGGTCACAAACTCTCTTGAGGGTCTGTGTGCTGGGGTAGAGGAAGGCCCTGGGGGTCTCAGACCTTGAGGGGTCAGACCAGCCTTGCAGGACCACCAGTGGGGTAGGACTGGTGGTGCTGGGGAACTCAGGAGTGTTGTTTCAGGGGCCAAATTTCCTGTGAGTTCACCCATGGGGGCCTCAGCAGGGTTGGGGAATGACATTGTCCACTCAAAAGAGACTCCGCTGTGCTGTGCAGCGCGCTTTCCCTTTCTGCAGCCTGTCCAGTCCTGGTGGCTGGACCCTCCTCCCTGCCCTTCCCACTCTGAGCACAGAGAC is a window encoding:
- the Ins gene encoding insulin codes for the protein MALWTRLLPLLGLLALWGPDPAQAFVNQHLCGSHLVEALYLVCGERGFFYTPKSRREVEDPQVGQMELGGGPGVGGPQSLALEVAPQKRGIVDQCCTSICSLYQLENYCN